One Salvelinus sp. IW2-2015 unplaced genomic scaffold, ASM291031v2 Un_scaffold4792, whole genome shotgun sequence DNA window includes the following coding sequences:
- the LOC112077647 gene encoding von Willebrand factor, with protein MEVTDYLCTLGLEPETPKSPPVKPGMAKLSLGTTTTTQPPLLETIPTLTXTLTSTLSQHLPNPIQPTDMAPTTTSPSPSSLSSSSSLSSSPTSKYVTFILEGSDSVGEVGFNASLLFLEEVISQLAEEGEESVRVTVIQYSETVTVEITRWEIRWQRNKLLRRLREIRWRGGDKTNTGAAIGQTYQEVITDRPSSTPTSPQLVFLVTENPPTDVIMRPPSSHTHTRVYPIGVGPKVREVDLMPLSSPQRPLMVEDYTSLTSLVTTVVNITRNSLSPRSPTLPPLRLTPTLAPRATLPPSVPCRKPMDVLFLLRGGNRAGPETDGQPEGGTEFEDMKTFVKAFVNSADIGRNETQVGVVTYGETSSVGVAWREEQDRTHLLTLVDQLTSPTHTHTALGAALRFAVQHPSLRLVGAEWVWPRWWLCW; from the exons ATGGAGGTCACTGACTACCTCTGTACCCTGGGGCTGGAGCCGGAGACCCCCAAGTCCCCGCCCGTCAAGCCTGGCATGGCTAAACTTAGCCTtggtaccaccaccaccacacagcctCCCCTGCTGGAGACCATCCCCACCCTGACCYCCACCCTGACCTCCACCCTGTCCCAACACCTCCCCAACCCCATACAGCCTACTGACATGGCCCCTACAactacttctccctctccttcctctctctcctcctcttcctccctctcttcctctccaaccTCTAAATACGTGACATTTATCCTGGAAGGTTCTGACTCGGTTGGGGAGGTGGGATTTAacgcctctctcctctttctggagGAAGTGATATCACAGCTggcagaggaaggggaggagtccGTGCGTGTTACAGTTATACAATACTCGGAAACGGTCACCGTGGAGATAACACGCTGGGAAATACGGTGGCAGAGAAACAAGTTGCTAAGGAGACTGCGGGAGATCCGCTGGAGGGGTGGGGACAAGACCAACACGGGTGCAGCAATTGGCCAGACCTACCAGGAAGTGATTACTGATAGGCCCTCCTCCACCCCTACCTCCCCCCAGCTAGTCTTCCTGGTGACAGAGAACCCCCCCACCGACGTGATCATGCGCCCCccctcctcccacacacacacccgggtGTATCCCATCGGGGTAGGGCCGAAGGTTAGAGAGGTGGACCTGATGCCTCTCAGCTCCCCACAGCGCCCCCTCATGGTGGAGGACTATACCAGCCTTACCTCTCTGGTTACCACTGTGGTTAATATCACCAGaaactccctctctcctcgctcccccACCCTGCCTCCCCTAAGACTCACCCCCACACTGGCCCCCAGAGCCACCCTGCCTCCCTCAG TGCCATGCAGGAAGCCGATGGATGTCCTGTTCCTGCTGAGAGGCGGGAATAGGGCGGGGCCAGAGACTGACGGGCAGCCAGAGGGCGGGACAGAATTTGAGGACATGAAGACGTTTGTCAAAGCCTTCGTCAACAGCGCTGATATTG GTCGGAACGAGACGCAGGTGGGTGTGGTTACATACGGAGAGACCAGTAGTGTGGGCGTGgcctggagagaggagcaggacagGACACACCTGCTGACCCTGGTGGACCAGCTGACcagtccgacacacacacacaccgcactgg GTGCTGCGTTGCGATTTGCTGTCCAACATCCATCTCTCCGTCTAGTGGGGGCAGAGTGGGTGTGGCCAAGGTGGTGGTTATGCTGGTGA